TCCCTTCCTTTGGGTGGCAGACCTGTGCTTTCCTTGGGACTGCTTTTTGTTGTTAAATTACTTACCTTTGTAACCTTTCCTAGTCAGATCTCATTCTAATGTCTAGatctttctgatttctttgtcCTTGTGTGTTTGAGCTGTTAGTCATTTGGCCTAGTTTTTGCTTCTTGTTAGATTCTGTGTCAAGTTTCAGGTCATGGAACTGCTTCTGAGTTAGCCTTTTCCTGCACTTACTACTTTTTCTTCACAAAGGAGTATTCTTCTCTTTTTGCCCTCGTATTATGTTTTTGAGAAACTACCAACCTTCCAGAAAtccatttttcctttcagttgctTCCTGTGGAATTTTACCTAGCATTTCTCTGGATTTCCTCGAACCCATTGCCTCCATTctactatttctttccttttgtgacaGTTGACATCAGGGTGCTcttcaataattttaaatcatagccccctctctcctcttttccccatgtttttttttttttgttggttttttttggttttttttaattggattgcCCATAGTTCCTGCCTGTTTATTATTCTCTCTCTTGGAGATGTAGCATGAGGCTGACTGTAACAAACAGTTCCACTCGTGTTTACCTACCTGTTATTTCCTGGGGGTTTGGTGGCTGTTAAACAGAACTTGTTTGCTGTACGTTTTATTGTGAAAATTCTACAATGCCCTTTCTTTGAGAGCTGTGAATGACCTGCCAAAACCCGTTCCTGCCATCTCACTCAGCTGCCTGCTTCTACAGGTGTTTACGTGTGAACCCTAAAGGCCTGGATGAAGAAAGTAAAGATTACCTATCCCTCTATCTGCTGCTGGTGAGCTGTCCAAAAAGTGAAGTTCGAGCAAAGTTCAAATTCTCCATCCTGAATGCTAAAGGAGAAGAAACGAAAGCGATGGGtgtgtaaaaaaaaccctttttctgtCTGATGGGGTCAGGTGTTTGTCTTTTACTGTTTGATCAAGCGAGTTGCTCAGCTGGGGTTTGAAGCACCGTATCTTTCTTTCAGAGAGCCAGCGAGCGTATCGATTCGTACAAGGCAAGGACTGGGGATTCAAAAAATTTATTAGAAGAGACTTTCTGTTGGATGAGGCCAATGGACTTCTTCCAGATGACAAACTCACTCTCTTCTGTGAGGTAAGTCTTCCTGTGAAGCTGAAAGAATAGCGGTTCCATTAGCTTAAGGGAGATGTGACCTTATTTTTCATCATTGCTTTTAAGGAGTCAGAGGTGCCAGGAGAAATACTGGGTGTTTATATGGCACTTAGATTTtatttgtgcgtgtgtgtgtgcgcctgtGTGGCTGGTGGCTTTTTCTCTGCGTGATTCATCCCATTtcacttccatttattttttttgttgctttgtattTGTCTTTTACCTGTGATGATGGTAGGAATTAAACACCTTTCATTATCATTTCACTTTTGGTTTAGTATTATCATCCATCTGTTTGTACTCCCTAATTTGAAACTCACTTGGGATAATAACCAGCACTAGCTCTGTGGTGGGAACTAGCCCGCCTATTACTTGCCTGCTGAATAAGGaagagttttctttattttcctaagtGTGTCTATAcagccaacaaaaagaaaaatttaagatAAAGGAATTCTATACTAACCGCAATTTTCTGTTcattgtgtttgtatttttctacAACTGCTTACCAAATTATTATTTCACTAATACTCATTTCAGACAAAGATACAGGCAGTTATTTCTAAAACTAGATATTTAGGTTTAGAAACCTTAATGAGAAAATTTAAACTGTCTTAATTTAGTGTCTTCAGAGCTTCTGCTGTcttattttcattgtctttttaaCTACAAAATGTCTCCTGTAGCTGTGATTTTTGCCAGAAGACAGGTAGAACAAGTTGTTCTCTTTTTGGATCTCCTGCAGGTTTTCTATGGGagtcttttcttttgctgtgttttctttcaggagtGAAAGAAACGCTTCAGTCAAAGTTGTTTggcagctatatttttttttttcattattttttagtGGGTTCTTTTGGCCATCATAAACACACATATTTAAATGAACAAACATCTCCTAAAGGATGTGTATTCCATCAGTAGCATAAATTACTGTCATGGAAGGAGTCCTTCCTTTAGCACTTGTAGCAGTAtggagggagaagaggacagTGTCTTGGATGTCACCTCTGTAGATCTGGCAATTACTCTTTCCTTCATAAATAAAAGAGCCAGAAAACTTAAAATTGTGGactgaaactgaaaaattaatgtcCAAGAATGGAATTTGCGAGGTGTGATGTAGATAAACCTGAAATCCACCAGCTGTCTTGGCAACCGGTACTAATTCGAGTCACTTTTTACTGAATTACTCCCTTCCAGAGCTTCCGCTCAGGGGTTTGGTTTGTTCTGGATGGAGAGAAGACTTGTGCTGGCTCCACCTGTCCTTGGTGTCTTCTGGTTTCTCTTCCAGTTTGTTCTACATGTGAGAAATCTTAAGTTTAGTGATATCAGAGGGGAAGGTTTTGCTGTCTGGAAACAGTTTGGCGAGAACTTTCAACagcttggttttgggtttttttcccccgctctttttttttgtggggcttattttattttttccttttcttccctgagcTTCTAAGTCTCTTACCGTGGAAACCAGTGGGCCATATGCTCTCCTAATGCTTCCCTGCTGGCCACAGGTGCCAAGTGATGCTGCTCACAGCTGTACTTTCAGCGAGCGTGTTCTGTATTGAGAAACTCTCGAAGGAGTTCACAGTTCTGCACGTTGAGATGCTTCTTATGTGGGGTTATGCTGGAGTTTTCTGCACACCAGAAGGTTGCCGAGTGTCTCCACTGTACCTTCTCATTGCTTTAttaaagttaaaaggaaaaagcctTTTGTTCTCTGCTCGTGTCCGGTGCCGGACGCAGATAATGTCTTGCTGAAAATGCTGTTAAGGCAGAGAATGATGTTCCTTGTCAAGCATTTCAAATCTGACCTCGTTTAGTTGTCTGTTGGGGGATTTTTCGACCTCTGTTTTGCCAGTGGGATTGATTGTTCATATCCCAACTGTATTACTTTTGGCTGTTTAAATTATATTCCAACATCATAGGTAAATATCATTCTGGTAAATCTCCAAAAAGAACAGTTTTCCCAAAATTGTGGTAATAGCTCTCTTGTGAGGTAGGTAGCATTGGTTCCCTTGCTAACAGGTTGAAAATAGCTTAAGCAAAACCATATCTTATTTTGACCTCTAagactggtcaccacttggaatCTGCCAGTGTAAGCTCCTTATGTAAAACCCCATGTAATATATGAAAGAAAGTCAGTTACTGGCTGAAAATGGAAATCTATGAAGAGAATTTATATGTTGATTTGAGACACAGTTCACTAGTCTTTTTTTTGGCTGATCTGTAATCAGTACTGGTCCCCAGCAAGAGATCTGCATCTTAGAATCCCTTTTTAATCAATCTGATGagttttcatggaatcacagaatggttagagttggaagggaccttaaagatcatcgagttccaacccccttgccatgggcagggacacctcccactagaccaggttgcttaaagccccatccagcctggccttcatcCATCCTCAGTGGTTTTCATTCATCCTTGAGTCCATGTTGCTGGTCTAGATGTCACAGGGCACAAAGATGTTGTAGCTGTCAAATTAATGATGAAGAATATTAGCTTCCTCACGTTTTCTCCAGCTAATCATTAGTATTCTTTGGTCAACAGCATCTGGTATTTGGGTTTGAGTGTTGTGTAGTTTATACAAGATGTGGCTGCCACCAGAAACCCACGGGAGGTTTCTCAAGAGAGGGGGGTATGTGCtgtcagcaggttttttttccttaaaagatgCTTCTGTCATCTCTCTCCCTTCATAATTTACTTCTCCTTTTACATAACTCTGAAGCTTCCTTTGCTGTTGGTTGTTATTCTTTGGCCATTGGTTATTAATAGAACTGAAATTTAACTTGGACTTGACAGCAAATCCAGGAAATAGTCTCACGTACGCTTCCCTGTCAATCACTTCTTCCTTTATTCTTTGCTATAGCGGGGTAGTATTAGTCACTCTGATCTTTTCTAATTGGAGTCTGCTGTGGAAGGCGTATGATTTACTGCGTGTTTAACAATAATGGGTCGGTGCTGAACAGGCTCTTAACAGTTCCCTTTGTGTGGGTTATTCATCAGTCAGTACGGCAATGGATGGTGCATGTGTGCTTTAGAGCAGACGAGAAGGAATCCATCTGCCTTCTCCAAATCTTCATGATTACTGGACataaagctgcttttttaaaCTTACTGTTTAGAGggtttaataaattttattttgtaatatggTGGAAGCATTGGACTCTCGAAGAAATTTAGAACCAGAAGCAGGAAGGCATCTGGGGGATCAGATGCTGCCCTCGCACACGCGTGGATGCGGTGCTTGGTGATAGAAGCTCTCTATGTACCTCATTTTCATTTGTACTGCTGTCTGTATTGCATTATTGATTGGGGAGGGTTTCGGAGTGTTGATGGAAGGAAAAAACTAGGTCAGGTACGGTgtctgtaaaagcagaaaaataaggttCTACTTCCTTAGGAAACCATCTATAAAGTTATGATTAAATTGCGTAGAAGTGTTGTTAATTTGGGGTTGAGAAGAAAATCTTCTGGTGTGATTTAGGACTTGGGACGGACACTATGGAGGAGCAGAGGGCAGGGTTAAGGCAGGGGAGAAAGGATGCTTTAAATATGGAGCCATTTTTAATCATACAACGATTCTACTTGAGACATGTgggttttgctttgcatttccctttACCCCCTTGGGAATAAAAACTTCCTGTAGGGAGATGAGATTTTCtagtgtggatttttttaaactttggggttgtttggtttcttttcccctccagGTGAGTGTGGTACAGGACTCTGTCAACATCTCTGGCCAGAACACGATGAACATGGTGAAGGTACCGGAGTGTCGCTTGGCGGATGAGCTAGGAGGCCTCTGGGAGAATTCCCGTTTCACGGACTGCTGTCTGTGCGTGGCGGGCCAGGAGTTCCAGGCTCACAAAGCCATCCTAGCAGGTCGGTATTGACTCGGATGGGCCTTAGCGGGATAGGAGACAACAACGTGATGGCAAGTGGGCTTTTTTGgagttatttcttctttaaaggagGCATCTGCAGCACTTTTAACTGCAGACCTGTAGTAAAAGGCTGGTTTGTGAACTGTGACAGGGAGAGGAAATATCTGCTCCATTTTTAATTGCCTGCCTCCTGCCACGGCGACGGTGGTAGGATGAACCTTTTGTGGCTGTAGTGTGCTATGATGTATTCCTAAAGCAGCTGTAAGTCTGTTACCACATTTGTTACTACATTCCAGAGGAATACTCTCTTGTAAAGCCAAGAAGCACACCTTACTGCCTGTGTACTCTTCAGCCTTGAGAGAAAGGACATAAGAAATTCTCCCGTGCCCACTTCGAAGCTACATTGGCCACACGACATTGTCACACCCTCTACTTCTTTACCAGTTGTACCCAATTTGCCCTGTCTGCCATAGGAGAGTTTTTCCTGCATTAAGTAGAAGGACAGTTGTTGAGGTGTTGCCAGGCTACGCTTAGCTCCTCCTGAAGAGTAAAAGAGCATCTCtaactgtgttttattttcctcgCTGCCGTAGCGCGTTCCCCGGTTTTCAGCGCCATGTTTGAGCATGAGATGGAAGAGAGTAAAAAGGTAAGTTCCTGCAGGAGGGAGAACCTCTCGGCTGGGTGAATAGTTCTCTGGTCCGCTCTCGGCATCGCTGGGCAGATAACTCTCCTAGGTAGCATTTGTGACTATTGTCACCCTTTAACTCTTTTTCTCGCATTAGATCCAGGTCTCTGCTTCAGCTGTcctgaagggaggaagaaagggatcAAGGAGGCAATTGTTACCTTTGTTACTCTCGGGGAAAGAGTCTGGGGTGGGACAGGGAGAAGTAGAGAATGCGAAATACAACTTagaatttttcttgtttcatccacatattttattttatttttttgtgagtAGTACACATTCTAAATAGTTTCTCTGTAGCAAATTTTTGAATACTGAAAGAGCTTGGGTACGGGGAAGCCTTTAGCATCTTACCAGATTCTTAATAACCTTCTTTTTTCCGATACAGAATCGGGTTGAAATCAATGATGTGGAGCCTGAAGTTTTTAAGGAAATGATGTGCTTTATTTACACGGGGAAGGCACCAAATCTTGACAAAATGGCTGATGACTTGCTGGCAGCTGCTGACAAGGTACAGTTGGGATTTATGGGTGTTGAGAGAACTGGGAATGACGTGGACCTTGCTTTACAGAGAGCTCCTTGGAGATGGCTGCAGCGAGCACTTCATGTGGTCATTGTGTTGGGCAGTTTCTTTGAATTGGTTGTGGTAAACCTGGGTGTAGTATAGATACATAAAAGATAGCTCTATAAATACATAACATAAACCAGTCAGGAATTTCTGTGTCTACTGCTCATTTTTGAGTGATTTCTCAAGATTTCAGAGGACGTCTCCGTTCAGCGTGATCTAACATAAGAACTGGGGGTGAGAGGAAAATGTCAAGGTGAACCTGGTGATATTTTTTTGTAGTGGGATTATTACCAAATCTCAAAAGTAGTGTTCTGTCTTGGCAAACAGGgcctgcttctccttctgctctggctGGTAACAGCAGCTTCGAGAGATGCTCTAAAGTGATGGATAGCCGAAAGTGGGACGGTC
The Numenius arquata chromosome 23, bNumArq3.hap1.1, whole genome shotgun sequence genome window above contains:
- the SPOP gene encoding speckle-type POZ protein — translated: MSRVPSPPPPAEMSSGPVAESWCYTQIKVVKFSYMWTINNFSFCREEMGEVIKSSTFSSGANDKLKWCLRVNPKGLDEESKDYLSLYLLLVSCPKSEVRAKFKFSILNAKGEETKAMESQRAYRFVQGKDWGFKKFIRRDFLLDEANGLLPDDKLTLFCEVSVVQDSVNISGQNTMNMVKVPECRLADELGGLWENSRFTDCCLCVAGQEFQAHKAILAARSPVFSAMFEHEMEESKKNRVEINDVEPEVFKEMMCFIYTGKAPNLDKMADDLLAAADKYALERLKVMCEDALCSNLSVENAAEILILADLHSADQLKTQAVDFINYHASDVMETSGWKSMVVSHPHLVAEAYRSLASAQCPFLGPPRKRLKQS